Genomic window (Deltaproteobacteria bacterium):
GAGTGAGAGTTCCCGTGATCCGCTGCGGCAAGACCACAGGGGCCTTTGTTCCAATACGGAGCAATTCAACGTGTCGGATCCGTCGCAATCGAGATAAAAGCCACTCCAAATTCTCGTCCCTGAGGGTCAATGGATCGCCACCGGATAGAAGGACATCCCGCACAGCGGGCGTCGCTTCAATGTAGTCAATTGCCCTTTGCCATTGACGCAAGTTGAAGTGATGTGACCTGTGGGAACCCACCATCCGTGAACGGGTGCAATAACGGCAGTACGTCGAGCAGAAACCCGTTGCAAGGAAAAGGACCCGATCTGGATAACGGTGCACCAGCCAGGGCACCGGGCTGTCCCCCTCTTCTCCAAGAGGGTCGGTTGCTTCCCCCCGGGAGCGCTCGTATTCGGCCGTGACCGGGACAACGGTGCGACGGAGCGATTGTAACGAGTCTTCTTCATCGAGTAGGCTCGCAAAGTAAGGAGTAATCGCCACTGGAGGTGAAGCAGAAGAACGAAGGATGGCATTACGCTCGTCTTCTGAAAGGCGGATGATGCGCTCCAGTTCAGGAAGGCGGGTGACGCGGTGGCGCAATTGCCAGTGCCAGTCGTTCCATTCGGCGTTGGTGGCTTGAGGAAAGAATCGTTTACGAAATCTCAGGGTCCGTGGGCCTGGTTGAAATCTTGAAACCCCTTGACTTTTTCCGATGCATACAATTTTTCCTTTTTCTGAATGTGAACTGATGCTGTACTTCGATGGAACAACACCGGTTCGCTTGTCCACTTGTCCAAGAGTAGACAACGTACCAGGAGGTTCCCCCTCATCAGTAAAAAGGATGTCCTTATCCATTGTGGAAATTTATACCTTTCTCCTCGCGCTCTTTTTTCGCTCCCCGTGTACGGTCAGAAGGTTGCCATCTCCCTCATTGTCGTTTTGCTGTGTTACGCATAGTCTTCTTTGTATTCATCCTCTTCGTCTTCATCATTGTCCTTGATCGGTTCATAGCTCTCCACAGTGATGATCATATCACCATCTAATCGCTCTCTTACTGTGCCTGTAAACCGCAGTTTGTTATCGACGAAAGCCAACAATTCCTTGCCCTTTTTATTGTGTTCGACAACATATTCCAGGTAATCGCGCGTTTTGATGGCGACACGAATGACGTTGCCGTTTTCGTCCCAGTCTTCCTCGACGACAATGCCAGTGATTGTACGTTGCCTACCCCTTTTCCTTTTCATCTCGACCTCCTTCTTTGAACCTGCCGAACCTTATTCACTGTTACTGTCTCTTTTTTCTCAAAGACTTTGGTGATACTTTCGAAAGCGCAAACTACCATACGCGCGTTTTTCCCATATTTTTCACCTTTGCTGCTAGTCGACTATGTTTACTTTATTCTGTCTTTGATTGCACAGAATAACTCTCCCATGTCCCTCTGCACTCTTCTGCAGAGCTGCTTTTCTTTAACTGCTTGCCAATTTATTACATACTGTTTCCACCCGTAGTTCTTTATTGCTTTTGCATGTTCTCCGTAGAAAACCACAATATCTTTGTCTTCAATATATCCTTTGTCTTCATCTGCAATAATCATATGAGGGATCTCTTCCAAATATGTTTTCCCGGAATTCATGTAAGCTAGCATTGAATGATGCCCGTCAAATAGTAGTAGTTGATTGTCTTTTGTCTTGACTAGCTTTACATTAGGGATTCCTTGAAAGAATATGTGTTTTCCGGATTTTATGGCGGCCGTCATCCTTCTTACTTGTGCCAAGTCTCTAATTGCGTCATCATTGTGGATGTTCAGGATGTCCCTTAAAGCGACTTTTTCCTCAACTTTCTTCAGCGCTAGCTTTTTTTGGAGTGTTGGAAGCATATTCTTCTCAAAAAAAGAAACAGCGTCATAGACCGTATTCCCATTTTTGGAAACCTCAATTTCTGATATAAAGGTCCTTGGTTCATTTGGCGCTTTTTCGGGATAGCTTAGTTTTATTATTCTAAATGCCATATATTCTAAATAGATCTATAGTGATTTCCCAGAGTAACTGTTGTGCTTTTTGAGCCAGGCCAGTAGCTCGGAAAGGCTGGCCGTGGCCATGGCTAGGCATTTGTCCGCCCCGCCATAGTAGAGCCGCACCGTGTCCCCATCGGCTATCCAGCCACACGGAAAAACGACCTTGTCAACATCTCCGAAAACCTCGTATTTTTCTTCAGGCGCAAAGACCCACTGGTCAGACCGGGTCATAACTTGGCAGGGATTCTCCAAATCGAGAAGAGCCAATCCCAGCCGATAAATGGCCCCGCTGGCTGTCACTTTGACGCCATGGTAGAGGATCAACCAGCCCTCGTCAGTCTTGAGCGGCGGCGGCGAGAGGCCGATCTTCTTGGCATCCCACCAGGCGCCTTTTCTCGCTAGGATGAGCATACGATGGTCACCCCAGTGCTTCAGATCGGGTGAAAATGAGATCCAGATGTGAGCTCCAGTGGACGGAAAAGTGGAAACCGGGCGGTGGATCATTGCCCAGCGTTCCGTAAAGCGAACCGGAAAAAGGGCCGCGTCTTTGTCTTCCGGCGGCATAACAGGGCCAAGACGTTGGAAGCTCTCAAAGTCAACGGTCGTGGCCAAGGAGACCAGAGGCCCACCCTCCGAATAGGCCGTATAAGCTATGGCCCATCGTTCTTGGTCCTCGAGGTAGGTTATCCTGGGATCTTCTATTCCCCAGATCTCCTCAGGATAGGTTTCCGGGCTGGGCATCATGCTTGGCTGTTTATCGATGCGCCAGTTGCCGATCCCGTCTCCGCTCCGAGCCGCAGTGAGATGAGATATGCCCCGTCTGTCCTCAACCCGCATCAAAAGCAGAACCTCGTCACCCACCCTGGTTGCACCGGCGTTGAAGACAGAATTGGCCGGGTAAGGGATGTCTTTGACAGTAATGATAGGATTGCCCCCGTGACGTCGAAACAGCTCTTTGAAGTGCAGGTTTTTCATTTCTCTAGAACTCCGGATCCAGAACAACGGGCTGGCCGGTCCGCTTGGCTTCCCGGGCCAGTTCGTAGGCCCTGTTGTACAGCCCCGCTACTACTTCCCAGGAGACGACCTCGTCCAGATAACATTTCAGATTCTCGCCGAGTTTCAGCCGAAGCTGTTCCTGGCAGGCCAGCCGGATCACCTTTTGTTTCAGCATATCCTTGGTGGTGAATAGTAGTCCTCCTTCGCTTTCCAAAGTCTGGGCGGTCAGCCCTTCCATGGGTGCGGTGGTGATATATGGCTTGTTCAGAGCGATGATTCCGGCCAACGTGCCTGACTGTGTCTCATCGGTAGACGGCAGGACCATGAAGTCGCACACGGCCATCATCTTGTAATTTGGTACGCCGCACAAGCGATCCCACAGATTGATCCGCCGGAGGCGGAGAAAAGGGCCATTTCTGGATGAAAACTAGTTACACTCTTGTGTCTATCACCTTTTGCGCCTACTGGTTTGAGGGCTACCTCGCTTGCCTGTATTCTTAACGCTCCGCCTCAACCTGTGCGTTTCACATTTTAGCCTTGGTCAACAGTCGCCAACTCGTCTTCCTTAAATGGTTCCTCTGTGGAAGGTTCGTCTTCTGGATCTGATGGAGTTCTCTCGAACTCATCTTGCTTCTCTTCACTTTCGTGTTGGGACTCATCTTTGTAGTCGTCGCCACTTCCCCCAGATGGTTCCTCTGAGGAGGATTCGTCTTCTGGATCTGGTGGGGTGTTCTCGTTCTGCTCGTCACTCTTTTCACTTTCGTCTTGGTACTCATCTTTGTAGTAGTCGCCATTTCCCCCAGATGGTTCCTCTGTGGAAGGTTCGTCTTCTGGATCTGGTGGGGTGTTCTCGTACTCCTCGTTCCTCTCCTCAGGTTCCTCTTTGTATTCCTCTTCATACTCGTTCTTCATATCCCCCTCCTTGTCGCTCCATCCACCTGAGTCCCCGTAGTCACCATCGGCTCCCCTTTCGTAGTATGACTCGGCCGTTTCCGTAATGGATACTTCGGACGCCAATACATTCGCCGAAAAGACAAACAAAGCCGATACCAGAGCACAAAGACCTGCCAAAAAAAATCTCTTGTTTTTTTTCATGTCAATACCTTTCTGAGCAATCTTGTGGTTGGTGTCCAGGATCTTCCCGTTAAGACGCCCCCGCACCTGTGCCATAGAATTTCCCTTAATGGGCAACAGTCGTGCCACATTCTTAACCTATTGATAATGCAGGTTTTTGTATGATTGTCACGAAGAGAAACCAGAACTAACAGTTCCGATCTTGATGGGAGGAAACTTGATCAGGCGGGTGATAGAGCGATGTATGTAATGCAGTCTATTGAAATAATGGAGGATTAAATGATACGAACTTTGAGTTCCGGTTTTCTTAACTATCGGAACTCAAAGTTCTTCTCTGTGGGTAAGCTTAATAGGTGATTTGAACTCTTCCTTTCTGATGCCATATTTTTTCATCAATTTATGTAGTTGACGGGCACTGATTCCGGCTGCCTCGGCAGTCTGTTTTATTTGACCCTTGTTTGCAGCCAAGGCCCCTTCCAAATAGTACCTTTCAGTGTGTTCCATAGCCGCACGTCTCGCCTCGGCCAGGGTAAGAGAAATGTCCGCCTTGACTTGTACCTGCGAAGGATCAGAGGTAAAAAGCTCGTTTGGGAAGCCCTCAGGCGTCAGTATTGGAGACGCTTCTAATATATAGGCACGCTCCATAAGGTTTTCCAGTTCACGGATGTTTCCGGGCCATGAGTAGTTTCTAAAGGCTTCCATCACATCTGGATGAATGTCGCGAATCTCCTTTAGATCAAATTTGTTCAGCCTTTTAAGAATGACCTCGACAATATATGCGACGTCCTCCATTCTCTCTCTCAATGGCGGGATTTCGAGCGGGAACACATTTAACCGATAATAGAGGTCTCTTCTAAATTGGCCGGCTTCGCACATTTTCACTAAGTCCGTATTCGTGGCCCCTATGACTCTCACATTGGCCTCTATCGTCTCTTCCCCTCCAACGCGATGAAAAGTCCCATCCTGGAGTATTTCCAAGAGCTTGATCTGTGCAGAGGGCGTAATGGTGCCGATTTCGTCAAGGAAGATCGTGCCCTCCTGGGCGATCTCAAACTTGCCCAGCTTTCTCCGGACAGCCCCTGTGAACGCACCCTTCTCGTGTCCGAACAGCTCACTTTCCAAAAGGCTGTCCGGGATCGCGCCGCAATGAACACTGATGAACGGGCCATCGTTTCGGTTACTATGCCGATAAATCAGTCTCGCTAACACGCCTTTTCCCGTTCCTGTTTCACCGCTCAGCAGGACCGTGCTTTTGGTTGGCGCCACGGATCGCACCTTATCAAAGACCGTTTTCATCAAGGAGCTTCTCGTCCGCACGATTTCGATGGAATCCTCTTGCCAAAATCTGTCCCGAAGATAATCGAGTTCGGATTCCATGATGATAGATTCATAAATACTTTCGGTGACATGTTTGACCTCATCCGGATTGATAGGATAGGTGAGATAATCGCTGGCTCCCGCCTTGACTGCCCTCACGGCTTCCCTGATCATTTCCTGAGATGACATGACAATGATTTGAGCCGTCGGATACGCATGCCAAAATGGTTGCAATGTCGTCTTGTAGTTGTTGTCAGGCATCGAGCCGCAAAGAATTTCCACATCTATAAATAGGAATTCATACCGCTTTTTCCGAAAGATCTCCAAACAGCCACCCTGGCTGGACACCACATCGACCCTATATTCTGAGCGCATGCTAGCCCGGATCGCATTACAGGCCGATTGGTTTTTAGAAGCAACCAGAACGCCTTTCATCCATACCTCCACGGTCATATCAATGGTGATTGAGATTAGATCAATTTATTGTCGTGGCTCAAAAACCTCAAGCCCTTTTCCACATATTGCACCACAAATTTAAGGCTTACAACACAAAAAACAGAACCATGAGTTCTAATCATGAAAAATACCGGAATCTAGAGTTCCGGTCTACAAGTTTTCCATTTATTTCAGTCCGTTGAACAATCATAGAAGTCTTTACGGAGGGCAAAGGGTATATTTTTCTGCAAGTATCGGAACCAGTAGTTCCGCTTGCCATTTTGTCTCAACACAACAAACCCTGCAATATCAAATGATTATAGTTCTGGCACGGGTAATGCTTTTGGCTGGAGACGGGACGACCACAGCCACAGTACTTGCTCAGGCGATCTACCGGCAGGGTCTGAAGCTTGTGACAGCGGGCAGTCCTTCTGTTTAGGAGGGGGTTATAGTCGGTGGTGGCGTAGCCTTTGTTCGGTGTATTTCGGGACTGGAGAAGCTCAAGCTTGCCGGAGGCCAGCAGTTTGGTGTCAACTTCGTTCAGAGGGCCCTTGAGGAGCCGCTGAGGCAGATCGCAGAGAATGCGGGCCATGACGGCTCAGTCGTGGTCGAGGAAGTCAAAGCGGAAAAGGGAAGCTTCGGCTTCAATGCGGAGACAGAGAAGTTCGAAGAGCTGATGAAAGAGAAGGCCGGTAGAGCCTGACTATGAGCACAACGGCATTCAGAAAGGAGGTGAAAAAAAACCAGGGAACAGGCGATGAACTGACCACGGTTAGGGGCATTATGATCCCGGTGGATTGGGATGAAGAAGGCAATGCGCTTGCTGCTGCTATTTCGGGCTCAGATGAGCAGGAGTACGTAATTGAACAAGATGAAAAGGGGAAAGAATTGCGGGAGCTCATAAGGCAAGAGATAGAGGTCATCGGCGTGGTCAGAAAGGCAATCAAAGGTCGCAAGACCGTTACAGTGAAAAGTTACAGGTTGAAAACGGATGGTGATTGGCAAGGATGATCCACGGGAAAAACCATACAATTAAGAAGGGAGTAATTGACAATGAAACGGAACAAAAGGTCTTTGATTTCGGGACTCTGCGCCCTGGTATTGCTTTGTGTCGTGTGTGCAACGA
Coding sequences:
- a CDS encoding KamA family radical SAM protein, producing the protein MDKDILFTDEGEPPGTLSTLGQVDKRTGVVPSKYSISSHSEKGKIVCIGKSQGVSRFQPGPRTLRFRKRFFPQATNAEWNDWHWQLRHRVTRLPELERIIRLSEDERNAILRSSASPPVAITPYFASLLDEEDSLQSLRRTVVPVTAEYERSRGEATDPLGEEGDSPVPWLVHRYPDRVLFLATGFCSTYCRYCTRSRMVGSHRSHHFNLRQWQRAIDYIEATPAVRDVLLSGGDPLTLRDENLEWLLSRLRRIRHVELLRIGTKAPVVLPQRITGTLTRMLRRYHPLWMSIHFTHPDELTPEVRRACESLANAGIPLGSQTVLLAGVNDNAETMRRLFHGLLQMRVRPYYLYQCDPVSGSAHFRTPVQKGMEIIKGLRGHTSGYAVPTYVIDAPGGGGKIPLLPEYVIGRDGSDLLLRNYEGHLYRYPDPDGNLVSERSGKAHAVQQKEGM
- a CDS encoding glycosidase, which encodes MKNLHFKELFRRHGGNPIITVKDIPYPANSVFNAGATRVGDEVLLLMRVEDRRGISHLTAARSGDGIGNWRIDKQPSMMPSPETYPEEIWGIEDPRITYLEDQERWAIAYTAYSEGGPLVSLATTVDFESFQRLGPVMPPEDKDAALFPVRFTERWAMIHRPVSTFPSTGAHIWISFSPDLKHWGDHRMLILARKGAWWDAKKIGLSPPPLKTDEGWLILYHGVKVTASGAIYRLGLALLDLENPCQVMTRSDQWVFAPEEKYEVFGDVDKVVFPCGWIADGDTVRLYYGGADKCLAMATASLSELLAWLKKHNSYSGKSL
- a CDS encoding sigma-54-dependent Fis family transcriptional regulator — protein: MKGVLVASKNQSACNAIRASMRSEYRVDVVSSQGGCLEIFRKKRYEFLFIDVEILCGSMPDNNYKTTLQPFWHAYPTAQIIVMSSQEMIREAVRAVKAGASDYLTYPINPDEVKHVTESIYESIIMESELDYLRDRFWQEDSIEIVRTRSSLMKTVFDKVRSVAPTKSTVLLSGETGTGKGVLARLIYRHSNRNDGPFISVHCGAIPDSLLESELFGHEKGAFTGAVRRKLGKFEIAQEGTIFLDEIGTITPSAQIKLLEILQDGTFHRVGGEETIEANVRVIGATNTDLVKMCEAGQFRRDLYYRLNVFPLEIPPLRERMEDVAYIVEVILKRLNKFDLKEIRDIHPDVMEAFRNYSWPGNIRELENLMERAYILEASPILTPEGFPNELFTSDPSQVQVKADISLTLAEARRAAMEHTERYYLEGALAANKGQIKQTAEAAGISARQLHKLMKKYGIRKEEFKSPIKLTHREEL